A window from Rana temporaria chromosome 8, aRanTem1.1, whole genome shotgun sequence encodes these proteins:
- the C8H10orf95 gene encoding uncharacterized protein C10orf95 homolog — MYHYGFRPQKHYTIMFLQPNTPVPYAFGQYANMHNGPMFPPIQMHNFSSRPYGNLSGDPYFSQNGHVEYHHFYGTNPQYSMPGWPYGSFNAVPPYNPYMNYNHSQVQQKPTPNTWPEGFTMKGELQWGRLDRVFGVRREVPEFVKEDLRRVYGTYPRTFVSITYQNGEYLVKGDPKVGEQEYTIEKKVIRQQPTPTDSEEELNEKRPSKKRRKPRR, encoded by the coding sequence ATGTACCATTATGGTTTCAGACCTCAGAAGCACTATACCATAATGTTCCTACAGCCAAATACACCAGTGCCTTATGCTTTTGGACAATATGCAAACATGCACAACGGTCCCATGTTTCCACCAATACAAATGCACAACTTCAGTAGTCGTCCCTATGGCAACCTGTCAGGAGATCCATACTTTTCTCAGAATGGACATGTTGAATACCATCATTTTTATGGTACAAATCCCCAATATTCCATGCCTGGCTGGCCCTATGGCTCCTTCAATGCAGTTCCACCATACAATCCCTATATGAATTACAATCACTCTCAAGTCCAACAGAAACCAACCCCCAACACCTGGCCAGAGGGCTTCACCATGAAAGGGGAGCTTCAGTGGGGCCGGCTAGACAGAGTTTTTGGTGTAAGACGTGAAGTTCCAGAGTTTGTCAAGGAGGACCTTCGTAGGGTATACGGGACCTATCCCAGAACATTTGTGTCTATAACTTACCAGAATGGTGAATATCTTGTTAAAGGGGATCCCAAGGTTGGAGAACAGGAGTATACCATTGAAAAGAAAGTTATAAGACAACAGCCCACTCCAACAGATTCAGAGGAGGAATTGAATGAAAAGAGACCTAGCAAGAAAAGAAGAAAACCACGACGTTAA